Genomic window (Litorilinea aerophila):
CACCACGATGCCATCCTCTTCCCGCCAGGTGGCCTGCACAGGGCACACTTCCACGCAGGGCGGGTTGTCGCAGTGGAAGCACTGGGTGCCCACATACATGTGCCCTTCCGCCGGCACTTCGTGGTAGAAGGAATCGTCGGCCCGCTCCATGCTGAACTCGCTACCCGGGATCTCGTGGATGCGGATGTAGCGCATATCGGTGCTGCGATCCTGGTTGTTCTCCTGGACACAGGCCTTGACGCACTCCAGGTAGCCGCGGCACTTGGAGATGTTGAAGGCATAGCCATAGAGCACATTCTCACGGGGCCCCTCCATGGAGATCTCAGGACGGGTGCCCGTTTCCAGTTCGTAGAGCCGCTCCAGCCGCTGGATGGTCTCCCGCTTCTCTTCGTCGGTCATCAGGCGGTAATTGCGTTTGAAGTACTCCTCCAGCTTGAGCTCGGCCATCTCCCGGGCATGTTCGTCTCCCCGGGCGAAGGGGAGCAGGGGCGTGCAGGCCGCCTGCAGAAAGCCGAAGCCCAGCACCATGCCCATGGCCAACAGCTTGATGGCAGTGCGCCGATCCACCTGGCGACTCAAGAGATGCTCCAGGCGGGATTGGGTGGGCGGCTCGTGGGCAGGCAATTCGACCCCGGCCGTCGCCTCGGCCTCATCGCCCAGGTTGAACATCCGCTTCAGCTCGTCCCACGTGTAGGGCCTGGCTTCCTGGGGCACCTGGGCCACGTCCACATCATCGACCTGGTATTTGGAGAACATGCGGCGCACCAGGTCACGCACGCCGATCTCCTCGGCGCTGGGTCGGGGGTTGCCGGGGCCTTCGCCGGCAGGGATCCACCCCGGGGTTTCCTCAGGTCGCTTGGCTGTTCCCATCTTCATTCTCCTTCCTGGTACTGCTTCGGCGGTACGGCCGGCCAGCGAACATCCCACTGGGGCTGGTGCGGGTTGTGACAATCGACACACCCCTGCATCACCCGGGGCGGTGCCCAACCCTGGACCTGTTTGCCATGGGCCCCGCCCAGCCAATCCTCGAACTGGGTGGCGTGAC
Coding sequences:
- a CDS encoding 4Fe-4S dicluster domain-containing protein encodes the protein MGMVLGFGFLQAACTPLLPFARGDEHAREMAELKLEEYFKRNYRLMTDEEKRETIQRLERLYELETGTRPEISMEGPRENVLYGYAFNISKCRGYLECVKACVQENNQDRSTDMRYIRIHEIPGSEFSMERADDSFYHEVPAEGHMYVGTQCFHCDNPPCVEVCPVQATWREEDGIVVVDYDWCIGCRYCQAACPYDGRRFNWKTPHIPEDEVNLNQHYLGNRLRKKGVMEKCTFCIQRTRQGRLPACVEACPTGARVFGNLLDPNSEIRWILENKKVFRLKEDLGTEPKFWYYMD